A genomic region of Amphiura filiformis chromosome 6, Afil_fr2py, whole genome shotgun sequence contains the following coding sequences:
- the LOC140154842 gene encoding tyrosine kinase receptor Cad96Ca-like — translation MGVNEKLLIAMVILMLGIISDVHGYSMDSVAEPYLISGLLVGVALIISILFVIALCAGQSRPNSSASGSIPLSNGRPGMIPAGTIAHRPSILNGYDIQLQNMLHQQVRDRFTFPRQNLTFIKELGVGQYGVVHLAKAVGISERSQWISNMVAVKTVKANARSLDKVNFLRELDLMKKLRPHPNVLGLMGCCVEKEPFLIIVEYVANGNLLQLLERSRMPYIASLNQSYRQPVANPVNQRTLLLMAKYVADGMAHLASQKCIHRDLAARNVLVGADYSCKVSDFGRAVVGTYVVDSGIKFEGPLPLRWMAIESLIDDIHTSLSDVWGFGVLLWEITTLGARPYGGMAPKQVVEFVRRGYRMERPVHCSVDVYNVMMACWSTDPDRRPTFTQLSVDIGRILNLKTDYVSLNRIDRRLYDGDRTFVDPFEHLDV, via the exons ATGGGCGTCAACGAGAAGCTTCTTATTGCAATGGTGATACTGATGTTGGGCATCATATCAGATGTCCATG GGTATTCGATGGACTCTGTGGCCGAACCCTATCTGATCTCCGGCTTGCTCGTAGGTGTGGCATTGATAATCAGTATTCTATTTGTAATTGCATTGTGTGCTGGTCAAAGTCGTCCAAATAGCAGTGCCAGTGGTAGTATACCTTTGTCCAATGGGAGACCAGGAATGATCCCAGCAGGAACGATTGCACACAGACCCAGTATTTTGAATGGTTATG ATATTCAGCTTCAAAACATGCTACATCAGCAGGTCCGCGATCGTTTCACATTTCCGCGACAAAATCTCACTTTTATTAAAGAACTCGGCGTAGGCCAATACGGAGTGGTCCACTTAGCCAAAGCCGTAGGAATCTCGGAGAGAAGTCAATGGATTTCAAATATGGTTGCAGTCAAAACTGTTAAAG CTAATGCAAGATCACTAGATAAGGTTAACTTTCTTCGTGAGCTTGATTTGATGAAGAAACTGAGGCCTCACCCTAATGTCCTCGGATTGATGGGATGCTGCGTTGAAAAGG AGCCATTTCTCATAATTGTGGAATATGTAGCCAACGGAAACCTCTTACAATTACTTGAGAGAAGTCGGATGCCGTATATTGCCAGTCTCAATCAATCTTACCGGCAGCCAGTAGCAAACCCAGTCAACCAGAGAACCCTCCTATTGATGGCTAAATATGTTGCAGATGGTATGGCGCATTTAGCCTCTCAAAAG TGTATACATCGTGATTTAGCCGCTCGAAATGTGTTAGTAGGAGCTGATTATTCGTGCAAGGTATCTGACTTTGGACGTGCGGTAGTAGGAACATATGTTGTTGACAGTGGCATCAAATTTGAG GGCCCGCTACCTTTACGCTGGATGGCTATTGAATCATTGATAGATGACATACATACGTCGCTCAGTGACGTATGGGGATTTGGTGTACTACTTTGGGAAATAACTACGTTAG GTGCAAGACCATATGGAGGGATGGCACCGAAACAAGTTGTTGAATTCGTAAGACGAGGATACCGTATGGAACGACCTGTTCACTGTAGCGTTGACGT GTATAACGTAATGATGGCGTGTTGGTCCACGGATCCAGACAGAAGACCAACGTTTACTCAACTTAGTGTGGACATTGGCAGAATACTTAACCTAAAAACG GATTACGTATCTCTAAACAGAATCGACAGAAGACTATATGATGGGGACAGAACATTCGTGGATCCTTTCGAACACTTGGATGTATGA